One Festucalex cinctus isolate MCC-2025b chromosome 1, RoL_Fcin_1.0, whole genome shotgun sequence genomic region harbors:
- the LOC144021186 gene encoding acyl-coenzyme A thioesterase 3-like, which yields MSSQVRLRLLPSARCLFDEPIHVKVAGLGSGQVVTMRARATDQHGVVFRSAAIYRADDSGELDLRRDAALCGTYEGVEPMGLLWSMRATVPFKYFHWSKALNPHVVRFSVHDGVDVEEEERGGALAEATNERVLMGEGLAREVVNLGKFTAVLFTPPGEGPFPGVLDLSPFASEKRASLLANKGFVVLSMPVFSDKPTNVKYLELDNFQDALRFLQQHPKVGSDGVGVIGRCKGGDIALSLASFVPGVRAVVWINGCSANIGPPLHYRGREILSALTTDPTKVIPTLDGANIIKYCVGDPDSEENWASRVPVEKATADFLFLASEDGLNFDCPAYMESMAVRLRRAGKDNVETVCYARAGHQLEPPYGPHCYSGVHSFLRRPVLWGGDPRAHTGAEVLAWKKVEDFFRSRLSCAHTRSKAKL from the exons ATGTCATCTCAAGTGCGCCTCCGTCTTCTCCCGAGCGCCCGCTGCCTTTTCGACGAGCCCATCCACGTGAAGGTGGCCGGTCTGGGGTCCGGGCAGGTGGTCACCATGAGGGCCAGGGCCACCGACCAGCATGGGGTGGTATTCCGCTCGGCGGCCATCTACCGGGCGGACGACAGCGGGGAGCTGGACCTCCGCCGGGACGCCGCCCTATGTGGCACCTACGAGGGTGTGGAGCCCATGGGCCTGCTGTGGTCCATGCGAGCCACTGTCCCCTTTAAATATTTCCATTGGAGTAAGGCGCTGAATCCCCATGTTGTCAGGTTCTCAGTACATGACGGCGTAGATGTGGAAGAGGAGGAGCGGGGAGGTGCCCTGGCGGAGGCCACCAATGAGAGGGTCCTGATGGGGGAGGGCCTCGCACGGGAGGTCGTCAACCTCGGGAAGTTTACTGCAGTGTTGTTCACACCGCCAG GTGAAGGTCCGTTCCCGGGTGTGCTGGATTTGTCCCCTTTTGCTTCGGAGAAGCGAGCCAGCCTGTTGGCCAACAAAGGTTTCGTGGTCCTGAGCATGCCCGTCTTCTCCGACAAGCCCACAAACGTCAAGTATCTTGAGCTGGACAACTTCCAGGACGCGCTGCGTTTCTTACAGCAGCATCCGAAG GTGGGCAGCGACGGAGTGGGTGTGATCGGGCGTTGCAAAGGGGGCGACATCGCCCTGTCCTTGGCTTCCTTCGTACCGGGCGTGCGCGCTGTGGTCTGGATCAACGGCTGCAGTGCCAACATCGGACCGCCTCTGCACTACCGGGGTCGAGAGATCCTCTCCGCCTTGACCACGGACCCGACCAAGGTCATACCCACCCTCGACGGCGCCAACATCATCAAGTACTGCGTCGGTGACCCTGACAGCGAAGAGAACTGGGCCAGCCGGGTCCCTGTGGAGAAAGCCActgctgacttcctgtttctgGCTTCTGAGGACGGCCTCAACTTCGATTGCCCGGCTTACATGGAGAGCATGGCAGTGCGACTCAG GCGGGCCGGGAAGGACAACGTGGAGACGGTGTGCTACGCGCGGGCCGGGCACCAACTGGAGCCACCCTACGGGCCCCACTGCTACTCGGGTGTGCACTCGTTTCTGCGCAGACCTGTCTTGTGGGGTGGCGATCCCCGAGCACACACCGGCGCCGAGGTGCTCGCCTGGAAGAAGGTGGAGGACTTTTTCAGAAGTCGGCTGAGCTGCGCACACACAAGAAGCAAAGCCAAGTTGTAA